ACACAGCATTTCTGCCATTCTACCATTGTCTGTTACCAGCTGTGATTACTGCCACTGGACACAAAAATATAGTCAAAAAACAACATTTCTGGAAACTGCACTGGCAAAGGCTTACCTGTGTGTGCATTCAGGTCAGAGTTCATGCTGCGCAAGTGACCTGTCCCATCCTGCTGTGCAGTTCTAGTGCGTCTGGTCGGTCCTGAGGATTGACGGCCAGCATGTCCTGCAAAAGTTTCCGGAGTGCCTCAGGCATGTGCGAGCGCCTGCGCTGGGGAATACTCAGCACCATCTTTGGGTTCTCCAAAAGAGCCTCTCCAACTGGGACGATATCCGAACCTTGCCGCACATACGTCCCGAGAAGCTCCCGTTTTGACTCGGCGTCAATGAATGTGATTCTCTCTATCATGGCCCAGATGATAATGCCTACAGCAAAAATGTCTGCTTTGGCTGTGTAATGACCTTCCCAAACCTCTGGTGCCATGTAAAAGTCTGAGCCGCATGCCGATGAGAGCCAGAACTTGTTGATGTTAACACTGTTCTTGATTTTATCCCGTCCCTCCTCGGAGTCTCGTACTCCGGCACTCAGACCAGCACACACTTTGCTCAGTCCGAAATCGGCTACTTTCAACACAGGTGCGCCAGAACGCTCCGAGATGAGGATATTATCTGGTTTAAGGTCTCTGTGAACAATGTTGTTTTCATGCAGGAACGCCACAGCGCTACTCAGCTGCATCATGAAGCTGGCGTTGGTACGGGGATCTGGCCGTCGCGACAAGATGAATTGATTCAGATCCCCTCCCTCGCAAAACTCCATAACAAACCACAGGTAGCAGGGCTCATCAGGACACGACAATACACGCTCACCTaaaagaacacacacaaacaaaaaagatgCAGAGATGAATATACTTAAATTTGAACGTTTAGGAGATGTTTGCATTGGTATGAAACTTTAATGAAAAACAACCATGATTTCAAAAGGAAGGATTATAATGCAACTTTCGCAGAACCTACTCAAAACTGTTGTTGCCTAATTAAAAGTCTTAAACGACTTCCCCTTCAACAGAAATACTATGGTTTAAACTACCAGTTGTTGCTTGTTGACATTAAGTTAGATTATTTATGATGTTTAAAGAAGGCAAAAGATGGAGATTTGTGgcttttagtttgttattttggctTTGATTTAGTTGATATCCTAGTGCACTCCTACAAGTCAGTCTGTTTggaaaaacagaccaaaaatgaaataaaatgctcaGTAAAATGAGAATGTCCTTTGCACTAATAATCACATGCCTCTGACTAATAGCAAGTAGTAAATCATGGCTATAATGTAAACCAGAAACTGTATAAGGCAGAGAAGGTCTATTTGTAGATAAATTGTACCACACAATATGGCAGCTGTAGTTTCGCCTTACAGTTAAAAGTACCAATCGTCATTTACAGGAATGCAAATCttgattttaagattaaattaatttgtttaccaTAGAATGCATGCACATTAGCACAATCTATGAAAACAAGCTGTTGTCAAATTtcattgctgatttgaaatatgctACGGTTACATAGGTTTGGTCTATCCCCATTCAAGTAGAAATGAGCTGTGCATGCATGCCTAGAAATAGCTTACAAATATGGCCATCAAATGCATCAACTTGCCTTAAAGGGTCTATGAGATAAacgttacgttttttttttttttttttctttaatatgtcACACCCCAACCTTGTGTTTAGGAAAAGAGAAAAAACACATCAGCATGGGAGCGAAAACTGTAGGAAAACCTTCCACATAACATTTGTGTGCTATAGCAattgaaaacatgttttataagatGGGAGAATGAGAGCAGCAGATAAAACAAGGAGTTAATTCAATGAAAAGAGTTGAAGAATTGATTTGTCATCAGTTTTAGAGGTTGGATTGCTGTGGAACCAGTTTGAACTGTTGAGGTTTCTTCTCACAGGACTGGACAAGCTCCCATAAGAACAACAAACCGGCTTGTATCCCGATACGAGCCAAAATGCCTTAGTCTAATTAATAAGCATGGTCCTGTGCTTTCATGGGCGTTATTTTTGCCACTTTCTCTGGTTTTGTTGAGCAAGCACTACGTGAATCTGCACATCTGCTGTAAATATAACACACACTGTGAATGTCACCGGTTATTATTACCATAATATCACAAAACAGTCTAAAGGCTTTATCAAGTAGATATTTTAGTTAAAAGTATGAAAAATACTTTAACATCAAGGAAATTGGTtgaaaatcatttaaatcagtgaTAAAGCGGTGCCAAGTATAAGTTTTATTGTTTGAGTATAAGGTTATTGTTTTCATTAACCTTTTCATTGCATGACATGGTAGCTCACATGATTTAACATACTTTTTCAGTTATTTCCACATAACCAATGGGACTTTGACACTAGTCTTGTGTACCCACCATAGATTAGGTGTTGGAAACActttaaatgattaattca
This genomic stretch from Carassius gibelio isolate Cgi1373 ecotype wild population from Czech Republic chromosome B6, carGib1.2-hapl.c, whole genome shotgun sequence harbors:
- the LOC127959894 gene encoding serine/threonine-protein kinase 35; translated protein: MDAKDRERLRTRNACKRTESASVLRSLSVDNINDNEAMAGVSDLVKHGSLEQRLIAPRYSLLREVGRGSYGVVYEAVARKSGARVAVKKLRCDAPENVELALAEFWALTSLEKRHENVVQLEECVLQRNGMAQKMSHGNTRSKQYLRLVETSLKGERVLSCPDEPCYLWFVMEFCEGGDLNQFILSRRPDPRTNASFMMQLSSAVAFLHENNIVHRDLKPDNILISERSGAPVLKVADFGLSKVCAGLSAGVRDSEEGRDKIKNSVNINKFWLSSACGSDFYMAPEVWEGHYTAKADIFAVGIIIWAMIERITFIDAESKRELLGTYVRQGSDIVPVGEALLENPKMVLSIPQRRRSHMPEALRKLLQDMLAVNPQDRPDALELHSRMGQVTCAA